AACCGGTCAATCGTTTATAGATGCCATAcgacaattcttttttttttttatcagaaaagctcacatgagTTTTTGACTCAGGTAAGGCTAAGCTAAAGAAGGCAATGCATGAAAGCCACGGGTCACTACGGTAAAGGTAAAGTAAAAAGACTAAGCCGCGGCGTGATTTCAGAGATAATGATCACAGCAACCTCATgttaattcaaaacatttctcatcatatttaaagattgtcTAATCAGCCTTCTTGAGTTCtgattaaaattttgatttcaggATGTAGAAATCAAACAGAGGTTTCAAGAAATCAGACGAAAAGCCAAGCGCGTGATTTCTGACACCGACCTCTCTCTAACGGAAAGTGAGGATTATGCTACACCCGAGAAAAGACAGAAACTGACGAGTGCCGAAACAGAGAAAAAGGGGCAAGTCATAATCGAGGACAGCATACTTACAGACAAACAGGAGGAATCAAGAACCAATGACATTAAAATACCGCGCTTAGCTTTGATGACGTCAGAACCACCGGCCAATCAACGGTTGTGTATGGATGATGAACCCGGAACCATAACAACAGACGAAAAGTGCCTGTCTGACACCGCAACCGGTGTCAGTGTGGACAAAATGTACTTGTCACATTTGCTTGATGTCCCGACGAGACGGTATAAAGTAGCACAGCGACGTCACCGATCGGGCTCCGATATCCCATTATGCACGAAAGAAAATGGCGACGTTTTGCATCCAGTACCGTTTCCAAGGACTTTCttgaaaaaaggaaaaaagTGTACAAACTGTTGAAACGTTTCCATAGTTACTACACGCTCATTGTTATGTATAGCGActgatatttatttgttttaaaagtaCGATAGTATTTCTTCATAGCATGAGTACATTAGTTGTGTAATGTTCTATAAGT
Above is a genomic segment from Ostrea edulis chromosome 3, xbOstEdul1.1, whole genome shotgun sequence containing:
- the LOC125673705 gene encoding uncharacterized protein LOC125673705, whose translation is MFQFSVTHHTLPVHDVRQFVPLKPASPNFIRTMTGNGDGNGLTTCTSISAGGIWSDSTPKLAMGMILRGDCPNQRGVCVPAPMTARPPLRGRTFVDSPGRCSPAKRSVTIQMKVWSRQLHRLKRKTDSLRKKDVEIKQRFQEIRRKAKRVISDTDLSLTESEDYATPEKRQKLTSAETEKKGQVIIEDSILTDKQEESRTNDIKIPRLALMTSEPPANQRLCMDDEPGTITTDEKCLSDTATGVSVDKMYLSHLLDVPTRRYKVAQRRHRSGSDIPLCTKENGDVLHPVPFPRTFLKKGKKCTNC